The Flavobacterium piscisymbiosum genome includes a region encoding these proteins:
- a CDS encoding DUF1810 domain-containing protein, with translation MAYNNKELVRFLDAQNKLYLSALSEIKKGKKESPWMWFIFPQIKGLGSCDTSKFYEIKNADEAIAFLEHPILGKHLIEITAELIKTGEKTAEDIFGNPDNEKLQSCMTLFASVQNSEPIFEEVLDKYFDGSSDFHTLQLLYSNF, from the coding sequence ATGGCTTACAATAATAAAGAATTGGTTCGTTTTCTTGACGCGCAAAATAAATTATACCTGTCTGCACTTTCAGAAATAAAAAAAGGAAAGAAAGAATCTCCGTGGATGTGGTTTATTTTTCCGCAGATAAAAGGACTTGGATCTTGTGATACTTCGAAATTCTACGAAATTAAAAATGCTGATGAAGCAATCGCTTTTCTCGAACATCCAATTCTGGGAAAACACCTTATCGAAATTACTGCCGAATTAATCAAAACAGGTGAAAAAACGGCTGAAGATATTTTTGGAAATCCTGATAACGAAAAATTACAATCGTGTATGACTTTGTTTGCCAGCGTTCAGAATTCCGAACCCATATTTGAGGAAGTATTAGATAAATATTTCGACGGTTCTTCTGATTTTCATACACTTCAATTGTTGTACAGCAATTTTTAA
- a CDS encoding FMN-dependent NADH-azoreductase, with product MSKKILNIITSIKGDASFSNKLSNAVLEKLTKEYPASEVKTFDLSKTPLPYLNEVQLSAFYTPEEAHTTAQVESIKLSDDAITDLLEADIIVIGVPMYNFGIPALLKGWIDQVARAGKTFSYDENGPKGLISGKKVFLSVASGAVFSDGPYKNYDFAEPYLRVVLGFLGITDVTTFRVEGTSIPDFADSALPNALAAVEEFAF from the coding sequence ATGAGCAAAAAGATTCTGAATATAATAACAAGCATCAAAGGTGATGCTTCATTTAGTAATAAATTATCCAACGCAGTTCTGGAAAAACTGACAAAAGAATATCCTGCAAGCGAGGTAAAAACTTTTGACCTTTCTAAAACACCTTTACCTTATTTGAATGAAGTACAGCTTAGTGCATTTTATACTCCCGAAGAAGCACACACAACGGCTCAGGTAGAGTCTATTAAGCTTTCTGATGATGCAATAACAGATTTATTGGAAGCTGATATTATCGTAATTGGTGTTCCCATGTATAATTTTGGAATTCCGGCATTATTAAAAGGATGGATCGATCAGGTAGCGCGAGCAGGAAAGACTTTTAGTTATGATGAGAATGGACCAAAAGGTTTAATAAGCGGTAAAAAAGTATTCTTATCTGTTGCTTCAGGAGCTGTTTTTTCTGATGGGCCTTATAAAAATTATGATTTTGCAGAACCGTATTTGCGTGTAGTTTTGGGTTTTTTAGGTATAACCGATGTCACTACTTTTCGAGTAGAAGGAACTTCAATTCCTGATTTTGCCGATAGTGCTTTGCCAAATGCTTTAGCAGCTGTCGAAGAGTTTGCTTTTTAA
- a CDS encoding succinate dehydrogenase/fumarate reductase iron-sulfur subunit has translation MKLYLKIWRQLNASAKGEMVNYEIDGVSEHMSFLEMLDLLNESLIQKKERVIEFDHDCREGICGQCGVVINGRAHGPLKNTTTCQLHMRSFKDGDTIYIEPFRAKAFPVLRDLKIDRSAFDAIIEAGGFIGASTGQAPEANSIPISYETAEASFDAAACIGCGACVATCKNASAALFVGAKITHLALLPQGKIEASKRVLTMVDQMDAAGFGNCSNTGACEIECPQGISILSIAKMNAEYSKALIFRK, from the coding sequence ATGAAACTATATCTTAAAATATGGCGACAACTTAACGCTTCCGCGAAAGGAGAAATGGTAAATTATGAAATTGACGGAGTTTCTGAACATATGTCTTTTCTGGAAATGCTCGATCTTTTGAACGAATCTTTAATTCAGAAAAAAGAACGCGTGATAGAATTTGATCACGATTGCCGCGAAGGAATCTGTGGTCAATGTGGCGTTGTCATTAATGGAAGAGCGCACGGACCTTTAAAAAATACGACAACCTGCCAGCTTCATATGCGAAGTTTTAAGGATGGAGACACCATTTATATCGAACCTTTTCGTGCCAAAGCATTTCCGGTTTTAAGAGATTTAAAAATCGATCGTTCTGCTTTTGATGCTATTATTGAGGCGGGCGGTTTTATTGGCGCTTCGACAGGTCAGGCTCCCGAAGCCAATAGTATTCCAATATCCTACGAAACTGCCGAAGCTTCTTTTGATGCTGCGGCCTGTATTGGTTGTGGTGCTTGCGTAGCGACTTGTAAAAATGCCAGCGCAGCTTTGTTTGTTGGTGCCAAAATAACACATCTGGCGTTGCTTCCGCAAGGAAAAATCGAAGCATCAAAAAGGGTTTTAACGATGGTGGACCAAATGGATGCAGCAGGTTTTGGAAACTGCTCGAATACCGGAGCATGCGAAATCGAATGTCCACAAGGGATTTCTATTCTTTCGATCGCTAAAATGAATGCGGAATATAGTAAAGCTTTGATTTTTAGAAAGTGA
- a CDS encoding winged helix-turn-helix transcriptional regulator: MKTKSEITKEMGCGGQPEECLAALLPVRDALEVLSGRWKLPILIALSNRPKRFKEISKDINGITDKMLSKELKDLEINKLVTRTVYDTFPPTVEYARTEHSHTLYNVIGALNEWGTLHRKEIIGH, translated from the coding sequence ATGAAAACAAAGAGCGAAATAACAAAAGAAATGGGCTGTGGTGGCCAACCGGAAGAATGTCTTGCTGCATTATTGCCGGTAAGAGATGCTTTGGAAGTTTTAAGCGGAAGATGGAAGTTACCAATTTTAATAGCACTATCAAACAGACCCAAACGATTTAAGGAGATTTCTAAAGATATAAATGGAATTACAGATAAAATGCTTTCGAAAGAACTTAAAGATTTGGAAATAAACAAACTCGTAACCAGAACTGTTTATGATACTTTTCCGCCAACTGTTGAATATGCAAGAACAGAACACAGTCACACTTTGTACAATGTGATTGGAGCATTGAATGAATGGGGAACTTTGCATCGAAAAGAAATTATCGGGCATTAA
- a CDS encoding PQQ-dependent sugar dehydrogenase — protein sequence MKKNLLKKFKERQFSHLFYTFFLLLSWQGHCQYITQNVAPTAVIKEGLAIEQAPDGRIFIAERAGIVKVFQNNAVSTVFTVTTITDKEQGLLGLTLHPDFATNGYMYVFYAIVDGAIIRHRIERVQINNANQVVSRQEILLLEPVGDGFHNGGDLKFFNGYLYVTVGDSQLNTNAQNLDTYKGKILRLTEDGLPAPGNPFYGSGSIQKQSIWVYGFRNPWRLVANKTANKLFVLDVGTSWEEINEISNPTIRNYAWGHPQGGDGKQTEINLFTNPIFTYATGSIGNALTNGLLYNPTTPRYPNLEGKFIIKDYVRNEIRSFDPNIADPVSTEFYFAPQKQALGMMLGNDGYIYYCAYENNGALIKLDYIATAAPTIVNHPLSQTIMQTTPVTFTVSASGVGLGYQWQFNNVDIPGATAATYTIPAVVPANAGAYRVIVTNTAGSATSNPAILTVTPFNNTPTVTIVSPLPTLKWNAEDIVHFEATATDIEDGVLPASAYSWNIDLFHEDVPGAGHSHPGGSPQGVKSGDFTASNQGEKTPNVWYRFTVKVTDSNGLTGTAFVDIKPNLVDVTVTSSPALLALEFNQKPVTAPATKQVVANAAVQTLNAPTPQYVGNIRYDFDHWNHGGAANQTFKAPATGTITYTAVYTATTLPNAPYLGVIAQIPGVIEAENYDIGPGAYFDINGGGDTAYRPGDGVGTEVCNEGGFNLSYVAKNEWLKYTARVNTTGNYNINLRIASPYANRKVRLEVDGVNVTGTVNRPNTTGFQNWQTVTIPNIPLTQGTRVITLFFEEGDINVNKMEFVLTGSTTAPIADYEVSPQMGCLNAPVLFTSVSIGTIDNYLWSFGEGAQPATATGVGPHTVIYGTEGIKAVSLTVSNTIGSNTKNNSPFTVHNCNLGVENPNEEWNKITVYPNPSTGLFHLSKELEWSVYSPLGIKIKQGSGNTISISEHPTGIYFVKINAATKAISISKQ from the coding sequence ATGAAAAAAAATCTACTTAAAAAATTTAAAGAGAGGCAATTTTCGCATCTATTTTATACTTTTTTTCTCTTGCTTTCGTGGCAGGGACACTGCCAGTACATCACGCAAAACGTTGCTCCTACAGCCGTAATTAAAGAAGGCTTAGCAATAGAACAAGCTCCAGACGGACGAATATTTATTGCAGAAAGAGCCGGTATTGTAAAAGTGTTTCAAAACAATGCTGTTTCAACTGTATTTACAGTAACCACTATTACAGATAAAGAACAAGGATTACTTGGTTTAACGCTACATCCTGATTTTGCGACAAATGGTTATATGTATGTATTTTATGCCATTGTTGATGGCGCAATAATCCGACACCGAATAGAAAGAGTTCAAATTAATAATGCAAATCAGGTGGTGAGCAGACAGGAAATATTGCTGTTAGAACCCGTTGGCGACGGATTTCATAATGGTGGCGACTTAAAATTTTTTAACGGATATTTGTACGTAACTGTTGGAGACAGTCAGTTAAACACCAATGCTCAAAATCTTGATACCTACAAAGGAAAAATCCTGCGCCTTACCGAAGATGGACTGCCAGCGCCCGGAAATCCTTTCTACGGAAGCGGTTCTATCCAAAAACAAAGCATCTGGGTTTACGGTTTTAGAAATCCGTGGAGGCTGGTTGCCAATAAAACAGCCAATAAATTATTTGTTTTGGATGTTGGAACTTCATGGGAAGAAATCAATGAAATCAGTAATCCCACTATTCGTAACTACGCCTGGGGACATCCGCAGGGTGGTGACGGAAAACAAACTGAGATTAATTTATTTACCAACCCCATATTTACATATGCCACCGGAAGTATCGGGAACGCTTTGACCAATGGTCTTCTCTACAACCCTACTACACCACGTTATCCTAATCTTGAAGGCAAATTTATTATTAAGGATTATGTTCGAAATGAAATTCGTTCTTTCGATCCCAATATTGCTGATCCGGTTTCGACCGAATTTTATTTCGCACCACAAAAACAAGCCCTTGGAATGATGTTAGGGAATGATGGCTATATTTACTATTGTGCTTACGAAAATAACGGAGCCTTAATCAAACTTGATTATATCGCCACGGCAGCTCCTACTATCGTAAATCATCCGTTATCTCAAACGATCATGCAAACTACGCCTGTTACTTTTACGGTTTCGGCAAGTGGCGTGGGACTTGGTTATCAATGGCAATTTAATAATGTAGATATTCCCGGAGCAACTGCCGCAACTTACACGATTCCTGCTGTTGTACCGGCAAATGCAGGCGCTTACAGAGTTATCGTTACCAATACTGCCGGAAGCGCAACGAGTAATCCGGCGATATTAACGGTAACACCTTTTAACAATACACCAACTGTTACAATTGTTTCTCCGTTACCAACCTTAAAATGGAATGCTGAGGATATCGTTCATTTTGAAGCAACAGCAACAGATATCGAAGACGGAGTATTACCAGCAAGCGCTTATTCCTGGAATATTGATCTTTTTCACGAAGATGTTCCCGGAGCCGGACATTCACATCCTGGGGGAAGTCCGCAAGGCGTAAAATCAGGCGATTTTACAGCCTCAAATCAAGGTGAAAAAACGCCAAACGTTTGGTATCGATTTACTGTAAAAGTAACCGATAGCAACGGCTTGACAGGAACTGCTTTTGTAGATATTAAACCTAATTTAGTCGATGTAACCGTAACGAGTTCACCCGCTTTACTGGCTTTAGAATTCAATCAAAAACCAGTTACAGCGCCTGCAACAAAACAAGTTGTGGCAAATGCTGCCGTACAAACCTTAAATGCCCCTACTCCACAATATGTTGGAAACATCAGATATGATTTTGACCATTGGAATCATGGCGGAGCTGCCAACCAGACTTTTAAAGCTCCTGCAACCGGAACGATAACTTATACAGCCGTTTACACTGCGACAACACTGCCTAATGCTCCATATTTAGGAGTTATTGCACAGATTCCGGGAGTTATTGAAGCCGAAAATTACGATATTGGCCCTGGCGCTTATTTTGACATTAATGGCGGCGGAGATACGGCTTACAGGCCTGGCGATGGCGTGGGAACTGAAGTTTGTAATGAAGGTGGTTTTAATCTTTCTTACGTAGCCAAAAATGAGTGGCTGAAATACACTGCAAGAGTAAACACGACCGGAAATTATAATATCAATTTAAGAATTGCATCTCCTTATGCTAACCGAAAAGTACGTCTTGAAGTCGACGGCGTTAATGTCACAGGAACAGTAAATAGACCTAATACAACAGGTTTCCAAAATTGGCAAACCGTTACAATCCCCAATATTCCTTTAACACAGGGCACAAGAGTTATTACTTTATTTTTTGAAGAAGGCGACATCAACGTTAATAAAATGGAATTTGTACTCACCGGAAGTACAACGGCTCCAATTGCTGATTATGAGGTAAGTCCACAAATGGGATGTCTTAATGCGCCCGTTCTTTTTACCTCTGTTTCTATAGGTACGATCGATAATTATCTTTGGAGTTTTGGCGAAGGTGCACAACCGGCAACCGCAACAGGAGTTGGTCCTCATACCGTAATTTATGGTACTGAAGGGATAAAAGCTGTTTCATTAACCGTTAGCAATACCATTGGAAGTAATACAAAAAACAACTCGCCTTTTACGGTACATAACTGTAATCTGGGTGTCGAAAACCCAAATGAAGAATGGAATAAAATCACTGTTTATCCAAATCCTTCAACTGGTTTATTTCATTTATCGAAAGAACTGGAGTGGAGTGTTTATTCGCCTTTAGGCATCAAAATAAAACAAGGTTCAGGAAATACAATCTCTATTTCTGAACATCCAACAGGAATTTATTTTGTAAAAATAAACGCTGCTACTAAGGCTATTTCGATTAGTAAACAGTAA
- a CDS encoding nuclear transport factor 2 family protein: MNIKNKQLIKDVFTQVVESTVVDEKIIADFFHPKYQQNVDGVQLDYSGFIQHMKAQKGIISNITVNFRNIVAEDELVFTNHDVIVTKNDGTIIKIHVLGEFRIAEGKIISCDELTRLEQGAPEDHNIGSMTE; encoded by the coding sequence ATGAATATCAAAAACAAACAATTAATAAAAGATGTATTTACGCAGGTAGTAGAAAGCACTGTAGTAGACGAAAAAATTATTGCCGATTTTTTTCATCCGAAATATCAGCAAAATGTTGATGGCGTACAACTTGATTATTCAGGTTTTATTCAGCATATGAAAGCGCAAAAAGGTATTATTAGTAACATCACTGTGAATTTCAGGAATATTGTTGCAGAAGATGAACTTGTTTTTACCAATCATGACGTTATCGTGACAAAAAATGATGGCACTATTATAAAAATTCATGTATTAGGAGAATTTAGAATAGCTGAGGGAAAAATTATAAGTTGCGATGAATTAACCCGACTTGAGCAAGGTGCTCCTGAAGATCATAATATTGGCTCGATGACCGAATAA
- a CDS encoding fumarate reductase/succinate dehydrogenase flavoprotein subunit, protein MIDSKIPEGPLAEKWNNYKAKAKLVNPANRKKLNIIVVGTGLAGASCAASLAEQGYNIQSFCFQDSARRAHSVAAQGGVNAAKNYKNDGDSTYRMFYDTIKGGDFRSREANVYRLAECSAALIDHAVAQGVPFAREYAGYLNNRSFGGVQVSRTFYARGQTGQQLLLGAYQGLLRQVSLGKVALHTRHEMLELVVIDGKAKGIIARNLETGELERHVADAVVLASGGYGKVYYLSTLAMGCNSSAIWRAHKKGAYMAGVSWIQFHPTSLPQHGENQSKLTLMSESLRNDGRIWVPKKAQDDRNPNTIPEDERDYYLERKYPSFGNLAPRDISSRAAKEQIDAGHGVGPMKNAIYLDFSAAIKAQGKDNIEAKYSNLFAMYEKITGINAYKEPMLISPSAHFTMGGLWVDYELMTSIPGLFALGEANFADHGANRLGANSLLQACVDGYFIAPYTIPNYLAGELNTPKLNINHPAFDEAENAVRTQLDKFLNSNGTLSIDYFHKKIGRLLYEKCGLSRSKEKLEEALNEIQLLKASFEKDLLITGDDTLNSELEKAGRIADYIELAELMCHDALQREESCGAHFREEYQTPDGEAVRNDEDFCYVSAWEWKGKDQQPELHKEPLVFESVELAVRSYK, encoded by the coding sequence ATGATAGACTCCAAAATACCGGAAGGCCCATTAGCAGAAAAATGGAATAATTATAAAGCGAAAGCAAAACTTGTAAATCCGGCCAACAGAAAAAAACTCAACATTATAGTCGTAGGAACTGGCCTTGCAGGTGCTTCTTGTGCGGCATCGTTAGCAGAACAAGGTTATAATATTCAATCATTTTGCTTTCAGGATTCGGCCAGACGAGCCCATTCTGTTGCGGCGCAAGGAGGAGTAAATGCTGCCAAAAACTACAAAAATGATGGAGACAGCACCTACAGAATGTTTTACGACACCATAAAAGGCGGTGATTTCAGGTCCCGCGAAGCCAATGTTTACCGTCTCGCGGAATGTTCAGCAGCTCTTATAGATCATGCTGTAGCACAAGGCGTACCGTTTGCCAGAGAATATGCCGGATATCTTAATAATCGATCTTTTGGAGGGGTTCAGGTTTCCAGAACGTTTTATGCCCGCGGACAAACCGGACAGCAGCTTTTGCTTGGCGCTTATCAGGGTTTATTACGTCAGGTTTCTTTAGGAAAAGTAGCTTTGCATACGCGTCACGAAATGCTGGAATTGGTTGTAATTGACGGAAAAGCAAAAGGAATTATCGCCAGAAATCTGGAAACCGGAGAACTCGAACGTCACGTTGCTGATGCTGTAGTTTTAGCCTCAGGAGGTTATGGTAAAGTGTATTATCTTTCTACTTTGGCTATGGGCTGCAACAGTTCGGCCATTTGGAGGGCACATAAAAAAGGCGCTTATATGGCAGGTGTGAGCTGGATTCAGTTTCACCCTACTTCACTTCCGCAACACGGAGAAAATCAATCTAAACTTACGTTAATGTCGGAATCGCTTCGAAATGACGGACGAATTTGGGTACCTAAAAAAGCTCAGGACGACAGAAATCCTAATACAATTCCGGAAGACGAACGCGATTATTACCTGGAACGTAAATATCCTTCTTTCGGGAATTTGGCTCCCCGCGATATTTCGTCAAGAGCCGCAAAAGAACAAATCGATGCCGGACATGGCGTTGGTCCTATGAAAAATGCCATTTATCTTGACTTTTCGGCTGCGATTAAAGCGCAGGGAAAAGACAATATCGAAGCCAAATACAGCAATCTTTTTGCGATGTACGAGAAAATTACCGGAATCAACGCTTACAAAGAACCGATGTTAATTTCACCCTCAGCACATTTTACAATGGGCGGTCTTTGGGTAGATTATGAATTAATGACCAGTATTCCGGGTTTATTTGCATTGGGAGAAGCCAATTTTGCAGATCATGGCGCGAACAGATTAGGTGCAAACTCATTGCTTCAGGCTTGTGTTGATGGTTATTTTATTGCGCCTTATACGATCCCTAACTATTTGGCCGGTGAATTAAACACTCCAAAATTAAATATCAATCATCCTGCTTTTGATGAAGCTGAAAATGCTGTCAGAACTCAACTTGATAAATTTTTAAATAGCAACGGAACGCTTTCAATAGATTATTTCCATAAAAAAATTGGCCGATTATTATATGAAAAATGCGGACTTTCCAGAAGTAAAGAAAAACTCGAAGAAGCCCTAAATGAAATCCAATTACTGAAAGCATCTTTTGAAAAAGACCTCTTAATTACGGGCGACGATACTTTAAACAGCGAACTCGAAAAAGCCGGGCGCATTGCAGATTATATCGAATTGGCCGAATTAATGTGCCATGACGCCTTGCAAAGAGAAGAATCCTGCGGCGCACACTTTAGAGAAGAATATCAAACTCCGGACGGAGAAGCTGTTCGAAATGACGAAGACTTTTGTTATGTCTCGGCCTGGGAATGGAAAGGAAAAGATCAACAACCGGAATTGCACAAAGAACCTTTGGTATTCGAATCGGTTGAACTGGCAGTTAGAAGTTACAAATAA
- a CDS encoding helix-turn-helix domain-containing protein, with protein sequence MHSKKDIPVYNLETFSKRGIFIRNMSGNIASTRVKQAHRDENYIFIFQESGTSSLMIDFKEIKLDNRVACCIFPGQVHYEISNFESKGYLIALDSDLVPDYVRNIFDQSYSINTSCEFDDGWAMKIKNTIQLLELMILNPQSEEYDFNIIKFLANALAGLFAGTFDQKFQKNENSDHSETLTYQFKKLLQKEFRTIKSPKDYAGKLNISAAYLNQVVKKNTGMPLSYWIQQEIILEAKRLLFFTTYTVKEIAFNLGYEDPAYFSRLFLKLTGLTPLSFRENSRK encoded by the coding sequence ATGCATTCAAAAAAAGATATTCCTGTATATAATTTAGAAACGTTTTCTAAACGGGGAATCTTTATTAGAAATATGTCCGGGAACATTGCTAGTACTCGTGTTAAACAAGCGCATAGAGACGAAAATTATATTTTTATTTTTCAGGAAAGCGGAACGAGTTCTTTGATGATTGATTTTAAAGAAATTAAACTTGATAACCGTGTTGCATGTTGTATTTTCCCCGGGCAAGTGCATTATGAGATTTCTAATTTTGAATCGAAAGGATATCTTATCGCTTTAGATAGTGATTTGGTTCCTGATTATGTTCGCAATATTTTTGACCAGTCGTATAGCATAAATACTTCTTGTGAATTTGATGATGGCTGGGCAATGAAAATAAAAAACACTATTCAGCTACTGGAATTAATGATCCTAAATCCTCAATCTGAGGAATATGATTTTAATATTATAAAATTCCTTGCTAATGCATTAGCGGGTTTATTTGCTGGAACATTTGACCAAAAATTTCAGAAAAACGAAAACTCTGATCATTCTGAAACACTGACATATCAATTCAAAAAGTTATTGCAAAAGGAATTCAGAACTATAAAAAGTCCAAAGGATTATGCCGGCAAACTTAATATATCGGCTGCGTATCTTAATCAGGTGGTAAAAAAGAATACGGGAATGCCTCTTAGTTACTGGATTCAGCAGGAAATAATCCTTGAAGCAAAACGATTACTGTTCTTTACAACTTATACAGTTAAAGAAATTGCCTTTAATCTGGGTTATGAAGATCCTGCCTATTTTTCAAGATTGTTTTTAAAATTAACCGGTCTCACTCCTCTTTCCTTTAGGGAAAATAGTAGAAAATAA
- a CDS encoding 4-hydroxy-tetrahydrodipicolinate reductase codes for MKIGLIGFGKTGKSVASILLENKKFCLEWVLRQSTVLEHRSVPEFFGIQSDEPGLIYSSSKTTMEELLDKHPVDVIIDFSSNEGIYTYGELAASRNIKIISAISHYKDKELQLLKKLAHKTTVFWSPNITLGVNYLLFAAKFLKKIAPWVDIEVNEEHFKMKQGTSGTAVKIAEALDIDKENINSVRAGGIVGKHEVIFGFPYQTVRLIHESISREAFGNGVVFVAENLEHKQKGLYNFEDILTPYFAV; via the coding sequence ATGAAAATAGGATTAATCGGATTTGGAAAAACTGGAAAATCAGTAGCATCAATACTACTTGAAAACAAGAAATTTTGCCTGGAATGGGTTTTAAGACAAAGTACTGTTTTAGAACACAGATCAGTGCCCGAATTTTTTGGAATTCAGTCAGACGAACCCGGATTAATCTATTCCAGTTCAAAAACTACGATGGAAGAGTTGTTAGACAAACATCCGGTTGACGTAATTATCGATTTTTCGTCTAATGAAGGGATTTATACTTATGGAGAACTTGCCGCAAGCAGAAACATTAAAATCATTTCGGCAATCTCACATTATAAAGACAAAGAATTGCAATTATTAAAAAAACTAGCCCATAAAACCACCGTATTTTGGTCGCCGAATATTACACTTGGAGTGAATTATTTACTTTTTGCAGCTAAATTTTTAAAGAAAATTGCACCGTGGGTGGATATCGAAGTCAATGAAGAGCATTTTAAAATGAAACAAGGAACATCTGGAACGGCGGTTAAAATTGCAGAAGCTTTAGATATTGATAAAGAAAATATCAATTCGGTCAGGGCAGGAGGAATCGTTGGGAAACATGAAGTGATTTTTGGTTTTCCGTATCAAACCGTTCGATTGATTCATGAATCTATTTCGAGAGAAGCTTTTGGAAACGGAGTTGTATTTGTGGCTGAAAATCTGGAACACAAACAAAAAGGATTATACAATTTTGAAGATATTCTGACTCCTTATTTTGCAGTTTAG
- a CDS encoding S41 family peptidase → MKHLFALLFLTFSMGSYAQNQSAPKEEVKLTELNKKQIIDSLAQQLEEFYIRPNAVGDIKKKLNENYKKGLYKNINKPNDFAGKLSSDLIEASKDLHFAVRYDPEWTESQLKKGDKEVQKKIKAVELAEAKKKNFGFQQARILEGNIGYLKFDYFEDPAIGSETAAATMQFLSSTDALIIDLRQNNGGAMEMGQFLSSYFYSGKELPLYKYYTNDKNRKKVEREMWLLPSVPGKRMEDVDIYILTSNTTFSAAEWMSYSLQNLKRVTIVGEKTAGGAHPIDRKILPNGFSVNIPFGEVKDPITNTDFEGKGVTPDVLCKSEEAVNTSHILALQKLSAKNKELANHLDWYVPIVKNRQKKANVDAVILKSYQGKYGKVELKYENDNLYYKWNNIATLLLIPLEQDLFLLDGIDEFRIKIVSENNVVTGFKRIYQDGQEKFYKKE, encoded by the coding sequence ATGAAACACCTATTTGCCTTATTATTTCTAACATTTTCAATGGGTTCCTATGCCCAAAATCAGTCAGCTCCAAAAGAAGAAGTTAAGCTTACTGAATTAAATAAAAAACAAATTATTGATTCATTGGCTCAACAACTTGAAGAATTCTATATACGACCAAATGCCGTTGGAGATATTAAAAAGAAACTGAATGAGAATTATAAAAAAGGGCTTTACAAAAACATCAATAAACCAAATGATTTTGCCGGTAAACTAAGCTCAGATCTTATAGAGGCTAGTAAAGACTTACATTTTGCAGTACGATATGATCCGGAATGGACAGAAAGTCAGCTAAAAAAAGGGGATAAAGAGGTACAGAAAAAAATTAAAGCAGTGGAATTGGCTGAAGCCAAAAAGAAAAATTTCGGTTTTCAGCAAGCACGAATTTTAGAAGGAAATATAGGCTACTTAAAGTTTGATTATTTTGAAGATCCGGCAATAGGAAGTGAAACTGCAGCAGCGACGATGCAATTTTTAAGCAGTACTGATGCGCTAATTATCGATTTACGTCAAAACAATGGCGGCGCTATGGAAATGGGACAATTTTTAAGCAGTTATTTTTATTCAGGTAAAGAATTACCTCTTTATAAATATTACACTAATGACAAAAATAGAAAAAAAGTCGAAAGAGAAATGTGGTTATTGCCATCTGTACCGGGAAAACGTATGGAGGATGTTGACATTTATATCCTAACAAGTAACACTACTTTTTCTGCTGCTGAATGGATGAGTTATTCGCTTCAAAATTTAAAACGTGTTACGATTGTGGGCGAAAAAACAGCCGGTGGCGCGCATCCGATTGATCGAAAGATATTACCAAATGGTTTTTCTGTAAATATTCCTTTTGGAGAAGTAAAAGATCCGATTACGAATACGGATTTTGAAGGAAAAGGGGTTACGCCTGATGTTTTATGCAAAAGCGAAGAAGCGGTAAATACCTCTCACATATTGGCTTTGCAAAAGCTTTCGGCAAAAAACAAAGAATTAGCAAACCATCTTGATTGGTATGTTCCTATCGTTAAAAATAGACAAAAAAAGGCCAATGTTGATGCTGTAATTTTAAAGTCTTACCAAGGTAAATATGGCAAAGTTGAACTGAAATACGAAAATGATAACTTGTATTACAAATGGAACAATATCGCCACTTTGTTATTGATTCCGCTGGAACAGGATTTATTTTTGCTTGATGGAATAGATGAATTCCGCATAAAAATTGTTTCAGAAAATAATGTTGTAACAGGATTTAAAAGAATCTATCAGGACGGGCAGGAGAAGTTTTATAAAAAAGAGTAA